A region of Streptomyces halobius DNA encodes the following proteins:
- a CDS encoding cytochrome P450 → MTTPRPAHHAAPPLDCPAHAGARTVERLYGPEFAADPMASYTRLRAHGSVAPVEIAPGVRASLVIGYDTALEVLRSPERFSKDPRRWRALADGTVPADSPVVPMMAYRPNALWTDGDDHSRLRGAITDSLGRVDPDALMRHVEHSADTLIDRIGPKGRADLLHEYGAVLPLLVFNELFGCPPATGDKLVEGMSGIFDADAGSEKANAVLAEGVAELVALKRAEPGPDVTSWLMAHPAGLTDEEMSHQLVVLLGVGTEPQLNLICNGLRLLLSDDRFAGDLARGTMPVEDAIDEVLWTDPPMANYAVHYPIHDQELDGTLVCEGEPILISLAAANTDPGLSGERRTGNRAHLAWSAGPHTCPAKGPARVIAAVALEKLLDRLPNIELEIPVEKLEWRQGPFHRALAGLPVRFPPISRRV, encoded by the coding sequence ATGACGACACCCCGGCCCGCACACCACGCGGCGCCTCCTCTCGACTGCCCGGCGCACGCCGGCGCACGTACGGTGGAGCGGCTGTACGGCCCGGAGTTCGCCGCCGACCCCATGGCGTCGTACACCCGACTGCGCGCCCACGGCTCCGTCGCGCCCGTGGAGATAGCGCCCGGCGTGCGCGCTTCTCTGGTCATCGGCTACGACACCGCTCTGGAGGTACTGCGCAGTCCGGAGCGCTTCTCCAAGGACCCGCGCCGCTGGCGGGCTCTCGCCGACGGGACGGTGCCGGCGGACAGCCCGGTCGTGCCGATGATGGCGTACCGGCCGAACGCCCTGTGGACCGACGGCGACGACCACAGCCGACTGCGTGGCGCCATCACCGACAGCCTGGGCCGCGTGGACCCCGACGCGCTCATGCGCCACGTGGAGCACAGCGCCGACACCCTCATCGACCGGATCGGCCCCAAGGGGCGGGCGGATCTCCTCCACGAGTACGGTGCTGTCCTGCCCCTGCTGGTCTTCAACGAGCTCTTCGGCTGCCCGCCCGCCACCGGGGACAAGCTGGTCGAGGGCATGTCCGGGATCTTCGACGCCGACGCCGGCTCCGAGAAGGCGAACGCGGTGCTGGCCGAGGGCGTCGCCGAGCTGGTGGCACTCAAGCGGGCAGAACCGGGGCCCGACGTGACGTCCTGGCTGATGGCCCATCCCGCCGGGCTGACCGACGAGGAGATGTCGCACCAGCTGGTGGTGCTCCTGGGCGTGGGCACCGAGCCCCAGCTGAACCTGATCTGCAACGGCCTGCGGCTGCTGCTGTCCGACGACCGGTTCGCCGGTGATCTCGCACGCGGCACCATGCCCGTCGAGGACGCCATCGACGAGGTGCTGTGGACCGACCCGCCGATGGCGAATTACGCCGTCCACTATCCGATCCACGACCAGGAACTCGACGGAACCCTCGTGTGCGAGGGTGAGCCCATCCTCATCAGCCTGGCCGCCGCGAACACCGACCCGGGCCTCAGCGGCGAACGCCGGACCGGCAACCGCGCGCACCTCGCGTGGAGCGCGGGCCCGCACACCTGTCCGGCGAAGGGCCCGGCCCGGGTGATCGCCGCGGTCGCCCTGGAGAAGCTCCTCGACCGGCTCCCCAACATCGAACTGGAAATCCCGGTCGAGAAGTTGGAATGGCGGCAGGGCCCCTTCCACCGGGCTCTGGCCGGCCTGCCCGTCCGCTTCCCACCGATCAGCCGGCGGGTCTGA